From Mycolicibacterium cosmeticum, a single genomic window includes:
- a CDS encoding NAD-dependent epimerase/dehydratase family protein gives MRVLLTGAAGFIGGRIAGALRAAGHEVVAVDAMLTAAHGPGAEVPHDCTRLDLRDADGLAALLRGVDVVCHQAAVVGAGVDAADAPAYAANNDYATAVLLAQMYATGCRRLILASSMVVYGQGRYDCDVHGPVDPLPRTKADLDRGVFEHRCPLGGEPLRWRLVDEDQPVRPRSLYAASKAAQEHYALAWAEATGASVVALRYHNVYGPGMPRDTPYSGVAAIFRSALEAGTLPQVYEDGGQMRDFVHVDDIAAANLAAIAAESGGFEAFNVCSGRPVAIREVAEWLCAARGRGEPEITGRYRSGDVRHIVADPGRAAARLGFRAAVDPADGITDFAVAPLRPAVR, from the coding sequence ATGAGGGTTCTGCTGACCGGCGCCGCGGGGTTCATCGGTGGCCGCATCGCCGGTGCGTTGCGGGCCGCGGGGCACGAGGTGGTGGCCGTGGATGCCATGCTGACCGCGGCGCACGGTCCCGGCGCCGAGGTACCGCACGATTGCACACGCCTCGACCTGCGCGACGCCGACGGACTGGCCGCGCTGCTGCGCGGGGTCGACGTGGTCTGCCATCAGGCGGCGGTCGTCGGAGCCGGCGTGGACGCCGCCGACGCGCCGGCCTACGCGGCCAACAACGATTACGCCACCGCGGTTCTGCTCGCCCAGATGTATGCCACCGGCTGTCGCAGACTGATTTTGGCGTCGTCGATGGTGGTGTACGGGCAGGGGCGGTACGACTGCGATGTTCACGGGCCCGTCGACCCGCTGCCGCGCACCAAGGCCGATCTGGATCGAGGGGTCTTCGAACACCGCTGCCCGCTGGGCGGTGAGCCGCTGCGGTGGCGCCTGGTCGACGAGGATCAACCGGTGCGTCCGCGCAGTTTGTACGCGGCAAGCAAAGCGGCACAGGAGCATTACGCACTGGCCTGGGCCGAGGCGACGGGCGCGTCGGTCGTCGCGCTGCGCTACCACAACGTGTACGGGCCCGGCATGCCGCGCGACACGCCCTACTCGGGTGTGGCGGCGATCTTCCGGTCGGCGCTGGAGGCGGGGACGCTGCCGCAGGTCTACGAAGACGGCGGGCAGATGCGCGATTTCGTCCACGTCGACGACATCGCCGCCGCCAATCTCGCGGCCATCGCCGCCGAGTCGGGCGGGTTCGAGGCGTTCAACGTCTGTTCCGGGCGGCCGGTGGCCATTCGGGAAGTGGCCGAATGGTTGTGCGCAGCGCGCGGGCGTGGCGAACCGGAGATCACCGGCCGCTACCGCAGCGGTGACGTCCGGCACATCGTCGCCGATCCCGGCCGGGCCGCCGCCCGGCTGGGGTTCCGCGCGGCGGTCGATCCCGCCGACGGGATCACCGATTTCGCCGTCGCCCCGCTTCGTCCCGCGGTGCGCTGA
- a CDS encoding sensor histidine kinase yields MPATDVWEIVGWALACSVPVVIAGALTIRLARSWSLAVSMVALVLIPTLATFTGVLGASGFMITETFERTAVVLVIVSVVTIPAAVMLARYQARRTVWEQEIRDSERAAEQSRRRLVAFVSHDLRTPLAGIRAVAEAIADGLVDGAETREHAKHIEQESIRLSEMVDDLFEMSKINAGAVQPALDTVALDEVVDDVVAAHRIAAERAGVHLRASLPSQPVHVVGSGRALVRVLSNLVANAIAHTPEGGRVELTAGRDDLGAWARVDDTGVGIDETDLPRVFDIAYRGSNGRVPRADSSLPSGSGLGLAIAAGLVQAHRGTLSAHNLGTGARFEVRLPLAEEI; encoded by the coding sequence ATGCCGGCCACCGACGTGTGGGAGATCGTGGGGTGGGCGCTGGCGTGTTCAGTGCCGGTCGTCATCGCCGGCGCGCTCACCATCAGGTTGGCGCGCTCCTGGTCGCTGGCGGTCAGCATGGTGGCGTTGGTTCTCATTCCGACGCTGGCCACCTTCACCGGTGTCCTGGGCGCCAGCGGTTTCATGATCACCGAGACCTTCGAACGCACCGCGGTCGTCCTGGTGATCGTCTCGGTGGTCACCATCCCGGCCGCGGTCATGCTGGCCCGGTACCAGGCCCGCCGCACCGTGTGGGAGCAGGAGATCCGCGATTCCGAGCGGGCCGCCGAACAGTCCCGGCGCCGGTTGGTGGCCTTCGTCAGCCACGACCTGAGGACACCGCTGGCCGGGATCCGGGCGGTTGCCGAAGCCATCGCCGACGGCCTGGTCGACGGCGCCGAAACCCGCGAACACGCCAAACACATAGAGCAGGAATCGATTCGACTCTCGGAGATGGTCGACGACCTCTTCGAGATGTCGAAGATCAACGCGGGCGCGGTGCAACCGGCGCTGGACACCGTCGCCCTGGACGAGGTGGTGGACGACGTGGTGGCCGCACACCGGATAGCGGCCGAACGCGCCGGAGTGCACTTGCGTGCCAGCTTGCCGTCGCAGCCGGTGCACGTCGTCGGCAGCGGGCGGGCCCTGGTGCGGGTGCTGTCCAACCTCGTCGCCAACGCCATCGCGCACACCCCCGAGGGCGGGCGGGTGGAGCTGACGGCCGGTCGCGACGACCTCGGTGCGTGGGCCCGCGTCGACGACACCGGTGTGGGCATCGACGAGACCGACCTGCCCAGAGTTTTCGACATTGCCTACCGTGGCTCCAATGGCCGTGTGCCCCGCGCTGATTCGTCGCTACCCAGTGGATCCGGGCTGGGATTGGCGATCGCGGCGGGTTTGGTGCAGGCCCACCGGGGAACGTTGTCGGCGCACAACCTGGGAACGGGCGCCCGGTTCGAGGTGCGCCTGCCGCTGGCCGAGGAGATCTGA
- a CDS encoding response regulator transcription factor, which translates to MTRVLIADDDPVVRDVVRRYLERDGHVVAAAGDGAEALRLLQSLHIDLAILDVMMPGPDGLTLCRSLRRGDDYGMPVIMLTALGEEDDRIAGLEAGADDYLTKPFSPRELALRVRSVLRRTPPPAELPAELHCAGLRLNTAARTVTADGRPVSLTAREFDLLTFFLSHPDTVHSRDQLLKLVWQWDFGDMSTVTVHIKRLRAKLGAHHRIQTVWGRGYLWGTAEHISGEN; encoded by the coding sequence GTGACGAGGGTACTCATCGCCGACGACGACCCCGTGGTCCGGGACGTGGTGCGCCGCTATCTGGAACGGGACGGCCACGTGGTGGCGGCGGCCGGGGACGGTGCAGAGGCTTTGCGGTTGCTGCAATCCCTGCACATCGACCTGGCGATCCTCGATGTGATGATGCCCGGCCCCGACGGTCTGACCTTGTGCCGCAGCCTGCGCCGCGGCGACGACTACGGCATGCCGGTGATCATGCTGACCGCGCTCGGTGAGGAGGATGACCGCATCGCCGGTCTGGAAGCGGGCGCCGACGACTATCTCACCAAGCCGTTCAGCCCGCGTGAGCTGGCGCTGCGGGTTCGATCGGTGTTGCGCCGCACCCCGCCGCCGGCGGAACTCCCCGCCGAATTGCACTGTGCGGGGCTGCGGCTGAACACCGCCGCGCGGACCGTGACGGCGGACGGCAGACCGGTCAGCTTGACCGCGCGGGAGTTCGATCTGCTGACCTTCTTCCTGTCGCATCCCGATACGGTGCACTCCCGCGATCAACTGCTGAAGCTGGTGTGGCAGTGGGACTTCGGGGACATGTCGACCGTCACGGTGCACATCAAGCGGTTGCGCGCCAAGCTCGGCGCCCACCACCGCATCCAGACCGTCTGGGGGCGGGGATATCTCTGGGGCACCGCCGAACACATCAGCGGGGAGAACTAG
- a CDS encoding glycosyltransferase family 2 protein, with product MRQSRVTVVLPCLNEAASLPGVLAAVPPGYRPLVVDNNSTDGTAEVARAHAAEVVHERRSGYGAAVHAGVLAADSPIVAVLDADGSLDPAALPALVTELDNGADLVVGRRRPTPGTHWPWHARLGTAAVCWRLRHRHGLPVHDIAPIRVARRDALLALGIADRRSGYPLELLVLAARNGWRVVERDVSYRSRTGGRSKVSGSLRGSITAAVDFWRAIT from the coding sequence ATGCGGCAATCCAGGGTGACGGTGGTGCTGCCTTGTCTGAACGAGGCGGCATCACTTCCCGGCGTGCTGGCGGCCGTCCCGCCCGGTTACCGCCCGCTGGTCGTCGACAACAACAGCACCGACGGCACCGCCGAGGTGGCCCGTGCCCACGCGGCCGAGGTCGTGCACGAGCGCAGGTCCGGCTACGGGGCCGCGGTGCACGCCGGGGTGCTGGCAGCCGACAGCCCGATCGTCGCAGTCCTGGACGCCGATGGATCGCTGGATCCCGCGGCACTGCCGGCGTTGGTGACCGAACTGGACAACGGTGCCGACCTGGTGGTCGGACGGCGCCGCCCGACACCGGGTACCCACTGGCCGTGGCACGCCCGGCTGGGAACCGCGGCGGTGTGTTGGCGGCTGCGCCACCGCCACGGCCTGCCGGTACACGACATCGCGCCCATCCGGGTGGCCCGCCGGGATGCCCTGCTGGCGCTGGGGATTGCCGACCGACGATCCGGGTATCCGCTGGAGTTGTTGGTGCTGGCAGCGCGCAATGGTTGGCGCGTAGTGGAACGCGATGTCAGCTATCGGTCGCGCACCGGCGGCCGGTCGAAGGTCAGCGGATCACTGCGTGGCAGCATCACCGCGGCGGTGGATTTCTGGCGGGCCATCACATGA
- a CDS encoding TIGR04282 family arsenosugar biosynthesis glycosyltransferase gives MRAPWPVNIVVVAKAPVPGMAKTRLAATIGAELAADFAAAALLDTLDAVAATPVSARTVVLTGDLRRASAAAEIRERLQAFTVIGQRGADFAARLANAHRDASRAGYPVLQIGMDTPQVSAALLAECAQALLGAEAVLGPADDGGWWALGLSDASEPDWLATVPMSRPDTGAHTLRALRGRGLDVRLLATLADVDTVHDVEPVRRQCDPASRFGRAASALEV, from the coding sequence ATGAGGGCGCCGTGGCCGGTGAACATCGTCGTGGTGGCCAAGGCACCGGTTCCCGGTATGGCCAAGACCCGGCTGGCGGCGACCATCGGCGCCGAATTGGCAGCCGATTTCGCGGCGGCCGCCCTGCTGGACACCCTCGACGCGGTGGCCGCCACCCCGGTGTCGGCCCGCACCGTCGTACTCACCGGTGATCTGCGCCGGGCCAGCGCCGCCGCCGAAATCCGGGAGCGATTGCAGGCCTTCACCGTCATCGGCCAGCGCGGCGCCGACTTCGCCGCCCGCCTGGCCAACGCCCACCGAGACGCGTCCCGCGCCGGATATCCGGTGCTGCAGATCGGCATGGACACCCCTCAGGTGAGTGCCGCACTGCTGGCCGAGTGCGCGCAGGCGCTGCTCGGTGCCGAGGCGGTCCTGGGCCCCGCCGACGACGGCGGCTGGTGGGCACTCGGGCTGTCCGACGCATCCGAGCCTGACTGGTTGGCGACCGTGCCGATGTCCCGGCCGGATACCGGCGCGCACACCCTTCGCGCCCTGCGCGGCCGTGGACTGGATGTCCGCCTACTGGCGACGCTGGCGGACGTGGACACCGTCCACGACGTGGAACCGGTTCGGCGCCAGTGTGACCCTGCCAGCCGGTTTGGCCGTGCGGCAAGCGCTTTGGAGGTCTGA
- a CDS encoding methyltransferase domain-containing protein, which translates to MFGNLYDRALTGERCWIRHTDGTVHRLPVHNWLGGRHADVRFDRAVLDRCDGPTIDLGCGPGRLVADLIRRGIPALGVDVSATAVELARRSGAPALLRDVFGPLPGAGRWQTVVLADGNIGLGGDPVRILRRARDLLSHGGCCLAEFDSAPGGIRHQWVRLESPRTIGPWFRWATVGFDNAARVAGEAGLAITGIHPIGERMLASLAPR; encoded by the coding sequence ATGTTCGGTAACCTCTACGACCGCGCGCTCACCGGAGAGCGCTGCTGGATCCGGCACACCGACGGAACCGTGCATCGTCTGCCGGTACACAACTGGCTGGGTGGTCGGCATGCCGACGTGCGTTTCGACCGGGCGGTGCTGGACCGCTGCGACGGACCCACGATCGACCTGGGGTGCGGGCCGGGGCGGCTGGTCGCCGACCTGATCCGCCGTGGCATTCCCGCCCTCGGTGTGGACGTGTCGGCGACGGCGGTGGAATTGGCCCGGCGCAGCGGCGCACCGGCATTGCTGCGTGATGTCTTCGGCCCCCTTCCCGGCGCAGGACGGTGGCAGACGGTGGTGCTCGCGGACGGCAACATCGGGCTCGGCGGTGACCCGGTCAGGATTCTGCGGCGTGCCAGGGACCTGCTGAGTCACGGCGGGTGCTGCCTCGCCGAATTCGACTCGGCGCCAGGCGGAATACGCCACCAATGGGTGCGGTTGGAGTCACCCCGCACGATCGGCCCGTGGTTCCGTTGGGCGACAGTGGGATTCGACAATGCTGCGCGCGTCGCGGGGGAGGCCGGTCTGGCCATCACCGGGATTCATCCGATCGGTGAGCGGATGCTGGCCAGCCTGGCTCCGCGATGA
- a CDS encoding molybdopterin-dependent oxidoreductase encodes MTGVRGTAVTARVGIALGVAIAVCFGTGLISHLIQHPVPWFSWPTRPVWLYRFTQGAHVIAGIAAIPLAIVKLWSVWPKLFERPVIGGLTRQLERLSILVLVGSVLFELSTGLLNIAQWYVFGFFFTTSHYAVAYLAAGAVLVHVAVKLPVIRRALGDRIDDVAAGGTVGPTRRTVLRGTWLAVGVATVVTAGQTIPLLRQVSVLAPRSGAGPQGLPVNRTAIAAGVLRRAYAPDYRLTVVDGAVTRSFTLAELTALPQVTHRLPIACVEGWSADADWTGVVLADLLAAAGAGLDRELRMVSLEPPGPYSRTVLPAAHARDRMTLIALRLNGEPLHADHGYPCRLIAPSRPGVLQTKWLSRIEVIP; translated from the coding sequence ATGACCGGCGTGCGGGGGACCGCGGTGACCGCACGCGTCGGTATCGCGTTGGGTGTGGCCATCGCGGTGTGCTTCGGCACCGGACTGATCAGCCACCTGATCCAGCATCCGGTGCCCTGGTTCTCCTGGCCGACGAGGCCGGTCTGGCTGTACCGGTTCACCCAGGGCGCTCACGTCATCGCCGGCATCGCGGCTATCCCGCTGGCCATCGTCAAACTGTGGTCGGTGTGGCCGAAACTGTTCGAGCGTCCGGTGATCGGAGGTCTCACCCGCCAACTCGAGCGGCTGTCGATCCTGGTGCTGGTGGGATCGGTGCTGTTCGAGTTGTCCACCGGCCTGCTGAACATCGCCCAGTGGTACGTGTTCGGGTTCTTCTTCACCACCAGCCACTATGCGGTGGCCTATCTGGCGGCCGGGGCGGTGCTGGTACACGTCGCGGTCAAACTGCCGGTCATCCGCCGCGCGCTCGGTGATCGGATCGACGACGTGGCCGCCGGCGGCACCGTCGGGCCGACCCGGCGCACCGTGTTGCGGGGCACCTGGCTGGCGGTCGGCGTGGCGACGGTGGTCACCGCCGGGCAGACGATTCCGCTGCTGCGGCAGGTGTCGGTGCTGGCGCCCCGGTCCGGGGCGGGGCCGCAGGGGCTTCCGGTCAATCGCACCGCGATCGCGGCCGGTGTCCTGCGCCGGGCCTACGCTCCCGATTACCGGCTGACCGTCGTCGACGGGGCGGTGACCCGGTCGTTCACGCTGGCCGAACTGACCGCACTGCCGCAGGTGACGCACCGGCTGCCGATCGCATGTGTCGAGGGCTGGAGCGCGGATGCCGACTGGACCGGTGTCGTGCTGGCCGACCTGCTGGCGGCGGCCGGTGCAGGTCTGGACCGGGAGCTGCGGATGGTGTCCCTGGAACCTCCCGGCCCCTACTCGAGAACCGTGCTGCCTGCCGCGCATGCGCGCGATCGGATGACCTTGATTGCGTTGCGGCTCAACGGCGAACCGTTGCACGCCGACCACGGCTATCCGTGCCGGCTCATCGCACCGTCGCGTCCCGGGGTACTGCAGACCAAGTGGCTCAGCCGGATCGAGGTGATTCCGTGA
- a CDS encoding DUF4193 family protein: MTHDLARRGDTVGLLPYQFDEFVCSRCLLVHHRHNMADEDARVCFDCS; the protein is encoded by the coding sequence ATGACTCACGATCTTGCGCGCCGCGGCGACACCGTGGGGTTGCTGCCCTATCAGTTCGACGAATTCGTCTGCAGTCGTTGTCTTCTGGTCCATCACCGGCACAACATGGCCGACGAGGACGCCCGGGTCTGCTTCGACTGTTCGTGA
- a CDS encoding nitroreductase family deazaflavin-dependent oxidoreductase: MADNWNDSIIAEFRANDGKVGGPFEGHTLLLLHTTGAKSGQTRVNPVMAFELDGKLLIVGSYAGADHDPAWLHNLRADPHAHIEIGTESYDVLACELPRAERDDAYDRIVEQAPGFGEYQAKTTRVIPVIELRRR; encoded by the coding sequence ATGGCGGACAACTGGAATGACTCGATCATCGCCGAGTTCCGAGCCAACGACGGCAAAGTGGGCGGCCCCTTCGAGGGGCACACCTTGCTGTTGCTGCACACCACCGGCGCCAAGTCGGGTCAGACCCGGGTCAACCCGGTGATGGCGTTCGAGCTGGACGGAAAACTGCTCATCGTCGGTTCCTATGCGGGCGCCGACCATGATCCGGCCTGGCTGCACAACCTGCGGGCCGATCCGCATGCCCATATCGAGATCGGTACCGAGAGCTACGACGTGTTGGCCTGCGAACTACCGCGCGCCGAACGCGACGACGCCTATGACCGCATCGTCGAGCAGGCCCCCGGATTCGGCGAGTACCAGGCCAAGACCACCCGGGTGATCCCCGTCATCGAGCTCCGCCGGCGGTAA
- a CDS encoding DUF4235 domain-containing protein: protein MAANKPSVAARVLYRPVGLASSVAGGLVAGAIFKQVWKLAARSVGNKKQTDPPGALQTEYSFREILLAAALQGVIFSVVKTVIDRQGARMFERATGEWPGS, encoded by the coding sequence ATGGCCGCGAACAAGCCCAGTGTGGCCGCCCGGGTGCTGTATCGGCCGGTCGGCCTGGCCAGTTCGGTGGCCGGCGGCCTGGTCGCCGGGGCGATCTTCAAACAGGTCTGGAAACTCGCCGCACGGTCGGTGGGCAACAAGAAGCAAACCGACCCGCCCGGTGCGTTGCAGACGGAATACTCCTTCCGGGAGATACTGCTGGCCGCGGCGCTGCAGGGCGTGATCTTCTCCGTCGTCAAGACGGTGATCGATCGCCAGGGAGCCCGGATGTTCGAGCGAGCAACCGGAGAGTGGCCCGGCAGCTGA
- a CDS encoding DUF3618 domain-containing protein, whose amino-acid sequence MTGPEQPRAELRADAAVDEIERDIERTRHELGETVSALSDKLDVKGRVQDKATETARATKDHLVDRARDTKDAAAARKVPLALIGAAAAVIGLVIWRRKKQER is encoded by the coding sequence ATGACCGGTCCTGAGCAACCACGCGCGGAGTTGCGCGCCGATGCCGCCGTCGACGAGATCGAGCGCGATATCGAGCGGACGCGGCACGAACTCGGCGAAACGGTGAGCGCACTGTCGGACAAGTTGGATGTGAAGGGACGTGTCCAGGACAAGGCCACCGAGACGGCGCGGGCGACCAAGGACCACCTCGTCGACCGCGCTCGCGACACCAAGGACGCCGCCGCGGCCAGGAAAGTTCCGCTGGCCCTGATAGGGGCGGCGGCGGCCGTCATCGGCCTGGTGATCTGGCGGCGCAAGAAACAAGAGAGGTGA
- a CDS encoding phage holin family protein — MAEASVAHRPADEASVTELMTQLSAQTSRLVRDEILLAQKEFQLSAKRAGLGAGLFGTAGLLAGTGFLTVVAAAAAALALVLPVWASCLIVAALLFVAAAIAGVVARKEVQQVPPAAREVVTSVKTDIDEVKGARHDRS, encoded by the coding sequence ATGGCGGAGGCGAGCGTTGCACATCGACCGGCGGACGAGGCATCGGTCACCGAACTGATGACCCAGCTGTCCGCCCAGACGTCACGGTTGGTGCGGGATGAGATCCTGTTGGCGCAGAAGGAATTTCAACTCTCGGCGAAGCGAGCCGGCCTCGGCGCCGGTTTGTTCGGCACCGCGGGCCTGCTGGCGGGCACCGGCTTTCTCACGGTGGTCGCCGCCGCAGCCGCCGCGCTGGCGCTGGTCCTACCGGTCTGGGCATCCTGCCTGATCGTCGCGGCGCTGCTGTTCGTTGCCGCAGCGATAGCCGGCGTGGTGGCCAGGAAAGAGGTGCAGCAGGTACCGCCGGCCGCCCGCGAGGTTGTCACCAGCGTCAAGACCGATATCGACGAGGTGAAGGGAGCGCGCCATGACCGGTCCTGA